The genomic segment CGTAGCACACCCGCCGAGTCAAACCTGAGCTAGATTGTCGCTTTCAGTCTAACTATTTGTATTTTAGGTCGAATAAAAAAGGAGCGCCCAAAGCGCTCCTTCAATCATAATGCTATTTACTGAACGGGATCTTCTATTCTAAACGAGGTCCTCTATTCTAAACCAATAGCAAAGACTGTCTGACGGTTTACAGATTATCCAAACGAATGTGGCTGTTTTTCAGATCATCTCGGGTGATGCCAGTGTCGCCGTTGTATTGGTTGAAGTGGCGTAATAACTCGGCGATAGCGTGGATTGACGCGAGTAGATCGCCAGTGTGTGCCGACTCAGAAGCGGTGTGCATGTTTCGGATTGGGTAGCCAATCGAGATTGACGCACTATCCACTCCTGCAAGCGCTGCTGCCATGCCGTCGGTACCCATATCACGACCAGAAAAGTCGAGTTGGCATGGGATATCGTTTTCGCGGCAGACGTTTTCAACACTTTGTACTAAGAACTCAGAGGCGACTGAACCGCGACCAATAGTAAAGCCTTGACCCATTTTCAGCGGGTTCATATTGCGCGGAGCAATACCGGGAGCGGCTTCGTAGTCGTGGTTTACGTCAGTGGCGATAAGCACATCTGGCTTTAGTTCACCAACGATTTGCGTGGAACCGAAACGACCGATCTCTTCATGAGTCGCGATAGTGTAGAGCACGCGAATATTGTCTAAGTTCTCTTTCGCCAACATACGTGCAATCTCAGTAACTGAGAAGCAACCAAGACCATTGTCGAGGTAAGCGCCGTAGAAGGTATCTGCACCCACGCCACGTTTGATAGGGCGATCAAGTAGAATTGGGTCACCAACGCGTAAGCCAAGAGCTTCAACTTGCTGCTGGCGGTCTTCACCGTGAATGTGCATCTCTAGGTAGATAGATTCAGGTTTGATACCTTGCTCGCCACTGCGCTGTGATGGCGTCGAGAAGTGGATAGCCCCTAGAGCCTCTACCGTACAGCCTTCAATCGCTTTATAACTGCCCGGTTGGTCTGGTGATTGACAGAACACTTTGACTTCATGGCCAATCAGCGTTGTTGGCAGGAAAGAATCGGTGTTGATCCACACCTTACCATCTTGGTCAATTTTGCGGACTTGCATACGAATTTTATCCGCATGACCAACGATCATCACGCTGGTCAGATCGTCACGACCAGGGTGAGAGTCGAACACAAGGCTAGCATTGCCTTTGAATTGGTGAATGCCCCAACCTTGTGGCATAAAGGCTTCAAATTCTGGCTTGATTACGCCATAGCTCATCGCAGCTTCAAAGCCGATTGGTGAAGGGGCAGCCAGTACTTTTGACATAAATTCAAACTGCTGTTGTGGCATCGACTCGGTCCAAGGTTGACTCGATGGCGCGTTGTTGCTTTTTGTGTTCATTGGTGACTTCTTATATCCATGGATTAACTGCAGTTAAATTAATCATACATGGCAAACAATTCAAGGGCTTTGGCTATTGATTCAGCAATTAATGGTGAAAATAGCCCGCGTTTGCTTGGTTTTACACCATAATATTTGGCGGTATAAACGGGAGATAGAGTGACAAAATGTGGCTAAAAATGAAAAAAAGCCCTCAATAATGTAATTATTGAGGGCTGGATATTAGCTAAAAATAACGATCTTAATCATTCTCGAAACTATCGCCATCATAAGTGATGTTGAAGTTTAGATCGGCAACATGCTCGTCGTCATTGCTCGCGAAAGAGATACGATATTTTTTATCAAGTTCGTGTTGATAAGCGAAATCAAAGTCATAGCCCACGTAATGGTATGAACCGTCATTCTCTTCGTTGTCGAAGCAAGTGGCGTTTTGCGAACCGCTGAAGGTTTTCGCGTAAAACAGTGGTGCGACTTGATCACAAGTTAAGTTGCCGCCGTCAACGCGGTCAAAGAATAGATCCGCATCAGCTGCTTCATCATTACCGCCGTCATCACTGTTTTCCATCTGCGTGGTGACATAGACATCCACATACTCGCCATCAATGTATAAGCTGGTTTGTTGCATACGGGATAGAGAGTCGGTGTTGGACTTCATGTCAACTCGCGATTCTGCTTCCGATACCGATTCCATCACTTCCATGCTCGCAACATAGTTGTCTTCATTGCTACGCAGTTCAGTCGTTCGGATGATAAAACGCTGAACGCCATCTTTACCGGTGACGTTAAGCAGTTCCATTGTCATTGGGTCATAGTCGTCTTCGACGATGGTAATGACGTCATCAGCCACGGTGTAAGTTGCGGATGCTTGTGAAGAGACAGGAGCGCAACTTTCAGTCAGGTCGCCTTGATAGTTTTCGTCACCAAAATAGACTTGTCCATCTTCGAGTTTAAAGCTTTCACAGCGGTTATCGACAATATCGCCATTAGCTTCTGGTGTTTCGATAAAGTAGAGATCCTTGCCGATAATCAAGTCCGCAGAGGGGAGTTCTGGCTCAGAGGTTTCGCCTTCGCTTACCGCAGGAAGCTTAATCGTTACCGCTTCGGAAATGATTTCATTGTCGCTATCAACATTGGAACCCGCCATCAGAACGAATTCGCCATCTTCAGCCGTCACCGTTGGACTGCCGTAGATAGCAAGTATCGCGGAGTCATCGACCATAGTGACCGAAATACCGGCAATCGACGTTTCGCCTTCGTCATCGTTTGCGCTACCTGCATAGTATTCAACATTCTCAAGTCCGGTGGTAGCAAAGACCTCGGTGACATCAAATGTTTGCTGGAAGCTGTCCATACCGACTGTCAGCTCAAGGGCTTCCAGTGTTTTGGTGATTTCTGCTTGCAGAGCTGTGAGCTTGTCTTGATCGATGGTAATTTCGCTTGGCAATGAGACTGGCTCGGCAACCTCAGGCAGTTCAAGTTCTGCTGAGGTTGATAGACCGTTTTGGTCAGTTGCCATTAGCTTAATGGTGTATTCTGTCTCGTCATCTTCGCTGCTACGAAGTGGTGTGCCCTGAATACCAATCAGACCTGTTCCCATATTGTCGAAGATCAGACCATTGCTTTCCGCATTCGATGAGAAGCTCAATTCTAATTCGCTGTCACCGCTAAACAGTTCACTGAAATCGATGAAGTACCCTTCACCCAAGGATTCACCTTGCACCAGTTGCCATAAATCGACCTCGTCTTGCAGACCTTGCAATGTATCTTCCGAATATTCAGGAGCTTCTGCTTCGCCTTCGTCGATTTCGAATTCGAATACCGCGTGGGTTTCATTGGTGTCATCAGAATCGGCAAGTGTCACGACAATGGCAAAGTCACCCGCTTTAGCAATACTGTCTGATGGGCTAACGCCAAGGTTAAGAGCGCCATTACTCGGGTTATAAACCACTTGAACATTAGAATCGGCAAGCTGACTCTGATCGATAGAAATCAGGCTTAGGTCGATGTTGTCCACGTCTTTGTCACTAAATAGGCTAGTGATGTCCGCAGTGAGCAGGTAATCACTTGAGCCGACTTGGCCGTGCTCAAGTTCAAGGTCATCAAACTTATCTTGAACCGTTTCATAGATCGCGTGGTCAACGATGGTCTTGTAGCTTGGAGTTTCGATGCCGCTGTTCGTATCACCGTCAACGATGACCACATAGCTTGGATCATCAAGATCTTCCGGATTGTTTTCGACGATATCGTCAACAACCTGTTTGGCTTCATCTGCCATTGCGGTCGCTTTACCATCCTGCTGGTAAGCAACGGGGTCATCCGCTTTGGTTTCACTAAGAATCTGTGCCACTTTGTGCATGGCAGGATCTTCGTCAGCGCCTGATACAAAATCAACATACGGGTCAAAATCTTCGTCTTCTACACCGTCATTCAACGATTTATTGACGACACTGATGGCTTCTTCTTCTGTTAAAGAAGCATCGTTGTGCATCTCGATTGCCACTAGGTCAGTGATTGGAGAAATGACATCTGAAGATTGAGGAGCGCGGAAAACCAGCTCGGTTGATAGAGGTTGACCCGGTAGATCTTGGTCAACGGTATAAACGCCAGAGTACAGTTCTGGGTCTAAATCGATAAGATCTTGTTGAGCATCACCACCTGGGATAAGAGTTTGAAGCGCGAGCGTACCATCTACGGTTGTGTCGCCAATATCGACTCGACCTTGAATGTCGGTTAAACCTAAGAAAGTATCTGAATTGGCATCCCATACGCCGTCGGCGTCTTTATCAATAAAGACTACGGCATTGTGTAAATAGCCATCAAAGCCAGTGATATAGTTACTGACTGATGGGTCACTATCTGAGCCATTATCTGAGCCACAGCCCGATAGTGCCACGACAACAGACGTGGCAAGTAAAGACATTTTTTTCATTCATCCACCCTTTAATGAATAATATTTTTGATTTTTTATATTGGTAACAATCGCGCTGCGAAAACCGATGTGACATTTCCCCTTATTATTCACATACGGACGGTTATATAGATCCCCGGCAGAGCGAGAAATATTTATAATCATCGTGAAACAAATTGCAATACTTTTGAGGGTGGGTTTGTATAATATTTGTACTGAAAAACAAGTAGTTAAGCAATGTTTGTGATGTATCTCATTTTTGAGGATTTAATGTAGGAAGTGCTTGAAATATTTCGAGTTTAGTGGGAGAGGGATTATATCCCACACCCTATTTATGATGTGGGATGATATTCTATATACGATAAGTGATCGATAGAATATCCTTATTTTTCCCTAAACATAAAATTGCGCCAAATAACTGGCGCTAGTCTCTCTTTAAGACAATAAATTGACTACCAAGTTAAGGCAATAAATAAATTATCAATTTAAGGAAATAAATAAACCACTAAGCCAAAGCTTAGAACCCCGATTAATACCGGCAAGCCTAATGAACGCTTCCAATACCAACACAGTGATGTGGTGACTACGCCTATTACGGTTGCAAGCCAAGTGCTGGTCGATGGGTGAGCGGGAACTAATGAAGTTCCGAACATCGCCGCAATCATAGCGGGTCCCAATACGCTGATCCACAGTGGAAGGGTGTCGTTTGTTGTGTCGTGTTGCTTTTTTTGAGCTCGTCTTCGCAGCCAAATAATCGGTAGCAAGCGCATTAAATAAGTCGCGATGGCAATAACCAACATTGCGATCCAGAGAGTTGTATTCATGACTCACCTCGTTGATGTTGAAGGTGCTTTATAACGTAGAAAAGCATGGTGCCCAACACGGCTGCTAAAGGAATCGCCAGATTAGGGAATCCATATAACTTGACGATCACGGCGATAGCGGTGGTGGTTAGGAGGCTAATCGTCCACTTGATTGAGTCGAATTTGGGTGCCAGCAACACCAAAAACAGTGCAGGGAGGGCGAAAGGCAGTATTTCTCCCAATAGCGGCCACTGTTTTACTAACTCACTGCCGACGATGACCCCAAGTGCCGTACCTAGGATCCAGCTTAGCCAAGCGATAACCGCCGCTGAGGTATACCATTGAATACGCTGAGGCTCGCTCAGTTGGGGGAAGCGCGTGAGCGCTAGGGCAAAAATTTGGTCGGTGAGTCCATGCATCAAGGGAATCCACCAACGACTCCGATTTAAATAAGGCGCGATGTTGGGACCATAAACCAAATGTCGAGCATTGACTAACAGAGTCATCACAATCACTAATAAAATGGGTGCGCCAGACGCGACCATGGCGACAAATAAGAACTGGGATGCGCCGGCATAGATTAAGCTGGAAATAACAATGGTTTCCCAAATACCAAAGCCGGATTGTAACGAAATTAAGCCAAACGAGATGGCGACAGGAATATAACCGCTCATTAGCGGGATGGCATCTTTCACCCCTAATAACCAAGCATTGCTTAGCTTTTTATCCGTTTGCTCATTTTTACTAGGTTTATTATCAGTAAACCTATTCTTATTAAACTCTGTATCGCGGCTTCCATTCTGAGTGCCTTGGCTCATACACCCTCATCCTTACTGGTGGTGCTTTCTTATAAATTGAAAGCTATCGATTTCATCTTCTTGATTTAGCCATAGTGCGCTAATTAAAACAAATATCAAGCAGATAAGTGTATCGGTTATTTTCTAGACTGGCGGGTTACGGGAGTGACCGATTACCCAATCTATGTTTGAAGTAAAACCGACAATATGACATGTCGGCTTTGTGACAATTTGCGAGTTTTATTGATTCGAAACCCCGTTAAAGCCAGTGCTATCAATAGGTTCTCTGATTCTATCCGGCTTTTTAAGTTGGAGTGCTCCTTGCAATAGTTCTTTGCAACAGCGTTATTACAATCATTACAACTACTAGGAAGCAAGGAGCGCTCATGTGGGACTATTCGGAAAAAGTAAAACAGCATTTTTTTCAACCACACAATGCCAAAGTGGTTCAAGAAGCGAATGCCGTCGGTGAAGTGGGTTCACTGAGTTGTGGCGACGCATTGAGCTTAACGTTAAAGGTGAACCCCGAAACGGAAGTAATAGAAGATGCCGGCTTTCAAACGTTTGGCTGCGGCAGTGCCATCGCTTCTTCCTCGGCGTTAACGACCTTAATTATCGGCAAAACGTTAGATCAAGCGAGTGAGTTGACCAATCAAGATATCGCCAACTATTTAGACGGCTTACCGCCAGAAAAAATGCATTGCAGCGTGATGGGCATGGAAGCCCTTGAGGCCGCCGTTGCCAATTATCGAGGCATTGAACTCGGTGAGCATCATGAAGAAGGGGAACTCATTTGTAAGTGCTACGCCATTGACGATGTGCTGATCAAAAAGGTCGTAGCAGAAAACCAACTGACCAGTTTAGAACAAGTGATCAACTACACCAAAGCGGGCGGTGCCTGTACTTCTTGTCATGAAAAAATTGAGTGGGTGTTGGAGCAGTGTGTCGCTGAGCAAGTTATTGAGCATGATGAACAAGAGTTAGCCATCATCAATCGAGTCATTGCCGAATTAAGACCCACGGTGCAGGCCGATGGCGGAGACATTCAACTGAGTGATGTTGAGCAAGATATGGTGTTTGTTGTTTTATCGGGCGCATGTTCGGGGTGCGGCATGTCTGGGATGACCTTATCTCATTTGGAAAACAGATTATCACACGCTTTAGGTCGAAGTATGACCGTATTCCCAGTTCAAGACTCTGCCGCTCACAAGGAGGTGTCAAATGGCTAACTTAAACGCTGGAAACGACAATGAGCTTGGCAAGCAAGGTCACGGTTACTCTGAAAACGGTTACCTCGACAACTGTTACCTTGACAACTGTTACCTTGACAATAACGCCACAACGAAGATTGATCCGCAAGTATTAGAAGTCATGATGCCTTACTTGACCGATTACTATGGCAATCCATCGTCTATACACCAAGTCGGTTCGCAGGTAGGTAAAGCGATTCAGCATGCACGCCGACAAGTGGCGGATCTATTGGGGGCGGAGCACGATTCAGAAATCATTTTTACTTCTTGCGCTACTGAGGCGACCAGTACCGCCATTTTATCTGCATTAGAGGCTACCCCAGAGCGTAAAGAAATCATCACTACAGAGGTGGAGCACCCGGCAACTCTTGCTCTCTGCGAATACTTGGAGCGCAAAGGCTATACCGTGCATTGGATTGGCGTTGATAAAAAGGGTCGACTCGATATGCAGGCGTATCAAGCCGCACTCAGTGACAATGTGGCGATAGTGAGTGTGATGTGGGCAAATAATGAGACGGGAACCCTGTTTCCGATTGAAAAAATTGCCAAATTTGCCAAGGCGTTTGGTATTCAGGTTCATGTTGATGCGGTGCAGGTGACCGGAAAAATTCGTTACCGTGTTGCTGACACCAGTGTCGATATGTTGTCGGTATCGGCTCATAAATTTCATGGACCGAAAGGTGTCGGTGCCCTCTATTTGCGTAGAGGCACTCGTTTTAGACCCTTAATGCGA from the Vibrio hippocampi genome contains:
- a CDS encoding M28 family peptidase → MNTKSNNAPSSQPWTESMPQQQFEFMSKVLAAPSPIGFEAAMSYGVIKPEFEAFMPQGWGIHQFKGNASLVFDSHPGRDDLTSVMIVGHADKIRMQVRKIDQDGKVWINTDSFLPTTLIGHEVKVFCQSPDQPGSYKAIEGCTVEALGAIHFSTPSQRSGEQGIKPESIYLEMHIHGEDRQQQVEALGLRVGDPILLDRPIKRGVGADTFYGAYLDNGLGCFSVTEIARMLAKENLDNIRVLYTIATHEEIGRFGSTQIVGELKPDVLIATDVNHDYEAAPGIAPRNMNPLKMGQGFTIGRGSVASEFLVQSVENVCRENDIPCQLDFSGRDMGTDGMAAALAGVDSASISIGYPIRNMHTASESAHTGDLLASIHAIAELLRHFNQYNGDTGITRDDLKNSHIRLDNL
- a CDS encoding acid phosphatase gives rise to the protein MKKMSLLATSVVVALSGCGSDNGSDSDPSVSNYITGFDGYLHNAVVFIDKDADGVWDANSDTFLGLTDIQGRVDIGDTTVDGTLALQTLIPGGDAQQDLIDLDPELYSGVYTVDQDLPGQPLSTELVFRAPQSSDVISPITDLVAIEMHNDASLTEEEAISVVNKSLNDGVEDEDFDPYVDFVSGADEDPAMHKVAQILSETKADDPVAYQQDGKATAMADEAKQVVDDIVENNPEDLDDPSYVVIVDGDTNSGIETPSYKTIVDHAIYETVQDKFDDLELEHGQVGSSDYLLTADITSLFSDKDVDNIDLSLISIDQSQLADSNVQVVYNPSNGALNLGVSPSDSIAKAGDFAIVVTLADSDDTNETHAVFEFEIDEGEAEAPEYSEDTLQGLQDEVDLWQLVQGESLGEGYFIDFSELFSGDSELELSFSSNAESNGLIFDNMGTGLIGIQGTPLRSSEDDETEYTIKLMATDQNGLSTSAELELPEVAEPVSLPSEITIDQDKLTALQAEITKTLEALELTVGMDSFQQTFDVTEVFATTGLENVEYYAGSANDDEGETSIAGISVTMVDDSAILAIYGSPTVTAEDGEFVLMAGSNVDSDNEIISEAVTIKLPAVSEGETSEPELPSADLIIGKDLYFIETPEANGDIVDNRCESFKLEDGQVYFGDENYQGDLTESCAPVSSQASATYTVADDVITIVEDDYDPMTMELLNVTGKDGVQRFIIRTTELRSNEDNYVASMEVMESVSEAESRVDMKSNTDSLSRMQQTSLYIDGEYVDVYVTTQMENSDDGGNDEAADADLFFDRVDGGNLTCDQVAPLFYAKTFSGSQNATCFDNEENDGSYHYVGYDFDFAYQHELDKKYRISFASNDDEHVADLNFNITYDGDSFEND
- a CDS encoding AzlD domain-containing protein, which codes for MNTTLWIAMLVIAIATYLMRLLPIIWLRRRAQKKQHDTTNDTLPLWISVLGPAMIAAMFGTSLVPAHPSTSTWLATVIGVVTTSLCWYWKRSLGLPVLIGVLSFGLVVYLFP
- a CDS encoding AzlC family ABC transporter permease, translating into MSQGTQNGSRDTEFNKNRFTDNKPSKNEQTDKKLSNAWLLGVKDAIPLMSGYIPVAISFGLISLQSGFGIWETIVISSLIYAGASQFLFVAMVASGAPILLVIVMTLLVNARHLVYGPNIAPYLNRSRWWIPLMHGLTDQIFALALTRFPQLSEPQRIQWYTSAAVIAWLSWILGTALGVIVGSELVKQWPLLGEILPFALPALFLVLLAPKFDSIKWTISLLTTTAIAVIVKLYGFPNLAIPLAAVLGTMLFYVIKHLQHQRGES
- the nifU gene encoding Fe-S cluster assembly protein NifU, whose translation is MWDYSEKVKQHFFQPHNAKVVQEANAVGEVGSLSCGDALSLTLKVNPETEVIEDAGFQTFGCGSAIASSSALTTLIIGKTLDQASELTNQDIANYLDGLPPEKMHCSVMGMEALEAAVANYRGIELGEHHEEGELICKCYAIDDVLIKKVVAENQLTSLEQVINYTKAGGACTSCHEKIEWVLEQCVAEQVIEHDEQELAIINRVIAELRPTVQADGGDIQLSDVEQDMVFVVLSGACSGCGMSGMTLSHLENRLSHALGRSMTVFPVQDSAAHKEVSNG
- the nifS gene encoding cysteine desulfurase NifS: MANLNAGNDNELGKQGHGYSENGYLDNCYLDNCYLDNNATTKIDPQVLEVMMPYLTDYYGNPSSIHQVGSQVGKAIQHARRQVADLLGAEHDSEIIFTSCATEATSTAILSALEATPERKEIITTEVEHPATLALCEYLERKGYTVHWIGVDKKGRLDMQAYQAALSDNVAIVSVMWANNETGTLFPIEKIAKFAKAFGIQVHVDAVQVTGKIRYRVADTSVDMLSVSAHKFHGPKGVGALYLRRGTRFRPLMRGGHQERGRRAGTENAASIIGMGQACELAKAAMAEYSTEIQRLRDRLEQGLLQQISHCFVTGDTQHRVPNTSNIAFEFIEGEALLLLLNQANIATSSGSACTSGALEPSHVMKAMQIPLTAAHGTLRFSLSKYTTEQEVDHVLQTLPTIVSRLRALSPYWDNETQQQKQDAFEPVYG